One segment of Amycolatopsis alba DSM 44262 DNA contains the following:
- a CDS encoding lactonase family protein yields MTGLDRRTFLGAVGAAGLTTVLGSHLANASEQTCGPKGTGAIYISSYTSSGHGLDVAHRDATTNALVVDRTIPGVSNASWFDISADRKTLYVTNEDENGQISALSLADPAKPKLLNKKSAKGQHPTHLSVHSSQKYVLAANYSSGSVVVLPILAGGKLGDVVDLAQHKGAERAAHAHQVVNDPTGKWVLSVDLGADSVYVYKLDVATGKLKLNQQLKLPSGAGPRHLAFHPNGKYAYILGELRAEVTIAAWDPATGKLTAGQVVKAVPAGTPGEQYPGEITTSKDGKFVYASVRGSDTIASFGVGEDGKSLKLLNNTPVGGVYPRHLTLDPTESWFYVSSDKSGTLSWLPRDPATGLPGAVAGKLALPQVNSVFFA; encoded by the coding sequence ATGACCGGACTCGATCGACGCACCTTCCTCGGCGCCGTCGGAGCGGCTGGACTCACCACCGTTCTCGGTTCCCACCTCGCGAACGCCTCCGAACAGACCTGCGGACCGAAGGGAACCGGGGCCATCTACATCAGCAGCTACACCAGTTCCGGGCACGGACTCGATGTCGCTCACCGGGACGCGACCACGAACGCGCTGGTCGTCGACCGGACGATTCCGGGAGTCAGCAACGCTTCCTGGTTCGACATCAGTGCCGACCGCAAGACGCTTTACGTGACCAATGAGGACGAGAACGGCCAGATCTCCGCTCTCAGCCTCGCCGATCCGGCGAAACCCAAGCTGCTCAACAAGAAGTCGGCGAAGGGCCAGCACCCGACGCATCTGAGCGTCCACTCGAGCCAGAAGTACGTGCTGGCCGCGAACTACAGCAGCGGCAGCGTCGTCGTGCTCCCGATCCTCGCGGGCGGGAAACTCGGCGACGTCGTCGATCTGGCCCAGCACAAGGGCGCCGAACGAGCCGCGCACGCGCACCAGGTGGTCAACGATCCCACCGGCAAGTGGGTGCTCTCGGTCGACCTCGGCGCGGATTCGGTCTACGTCTACAAACTCGACGTCGCCACCGGGAAACTGAAGCTGAACCAGCAGCTGAAGCTCCCGTCGGGCGCCGGGCCGCGTCACCTCGCCTTCCACCCGAATGGCAAGTACGCGTACATCCTCGGCGAGCTGCGGGCCGAGGTGACCATCGCGGCGTGGGACCCGGCGACCGGGAAACTGACCGCCGGACAGGTCGTCAAGGCCGTTCCGGCCGGCACTCCCGGCGAGCAGTATCCGGGCGAGATCACCACGTCCAAGGACGGCAAGTTCGTCTACGCGTCCGTGCGCGGTTCCGACACGATCGCGTCGTTCGGCGTCGGCGAGGACGGGAAGTCCTTGAAGCTGCTGAACAACACACCCGTGGGTGGCGTCTACCCGCGTCACCTCACCCTGGATCCGACCGAAAGCTGGTTCTACGTTTCCAGCGACAAGTCCGGCACGCTGAGCTGGCTGCCGCGTGATCCCGCCACCGGTCTCCCTGGGGCCGTCGCCGGAAAGCTGGCGCTCCCCCAGGTCAATTCCGTCTTTTTCGCATAA
- a CDS encoding extracellular solute-binding protein: MRTRVLIAGLAAVGLVAGCAPAQNTPAASGGDEKSGTVRVWLFDEANRAPKEAAVKEAIAEFKAAHSGVEVDVQWIPVEGRADKFSGAFNDPASAPDVAEFGNTDVSSYAATGALADLTGDLSSWKEGADILPAVLETAKSGGKTYGLPWFTGIRALYYRTDLFAELGLKPPATLAELTETAKTIRAKKPELYGISVGGKYTYAMLPFLWAHGGEIAKQDGDKWKSTLDSEQAKAGVTTYANLLKADICPPEQCANLTGTQSITAFAGGKAGMSIGGDFNRKAVEAGQVKGKYAIIPIPGTEAGKIAPAFAGGNLLGVFNATKRKSLAVEFTELLGGAKYQEKMYVAMGNLPTLGSVQQKLAASDPSVKPFVDTLTAGTKFVPATAAWSKIDAQNVLPTAIQQIATGGKDPAAALATASAEMNKAFG, translated from the coding sequence ATGAGAACTCGCGTCCTCATCGCGGGCCTCGCGGCGGTCGGCCTCGTCGCGGGCTGCGCGCCGGCCCAGAACACCCCCGCCGCGAGCGGCGGCGACGAGAAGTCCGGCACGGTCCGGGTCTGGCTGTTCGACGAAGCCAACCGCGCGCCGAAGGAAGCCGCGGTCAAGGAGGCGATCGCCGAGTTCAAGGCGGCGCATTCGGGTGTCGAGGTCGACGTCCAGTGGATCCCGGTGGAAGGCCGCGCGGACAAGTTCTCCGGCGCCTTCAACGACCCGGCCAGCGCGCCGGACGTCGCCGAGTTCGGCAACACCGACGTCTCCAGCTACGCCGCCACGGGCGCGCTGGCCGACCTGACCGGCGACCTGTCGTCGTGGAAGGAAGGCGCCGACATCCTGCCCGCGGTCCTGGAGACGGCGAAGTCCGGCGGCAAGACCTACGGGCTTCCCTGGTTCACCGGCATCCGCGCCTTGTACTACCGCACGGACCTCTTCGCCGAACTCGGCCTCAAGCCGCCTGCCACGCTGGCGGAACTGACCGAGACCGCGAAGACGATCCGCGCCAAGAAGCCGGAGCTGTACGGCATCTCCGTCGGTGGCAAGTACACCTACGCGATGCTGCCGTTCCTGTGGGCGCACGGCGGCGAGATCGCCAAGCAGGACGGCGACAAGTGGAAGTCCACTCTGGACTCCGAGCAGGCCAAGGCAGGCGTGACGACGTACGCGAACCTGCTGAAGGCGGACATCTGCCCGCCGGAGCAGTGCGCCAACCTCACCGGGACGCAGAGCATCACGGCGTTCGCGGGCGGCAAGGCCGGTATGTCGATCGGCGGTGACTTCAACCGCAAGGCCGTCGAAGCCGGTCAGGTGAAGGGCAAGTACGCGATCATCCCGATCCCCGGCACCGAGGCGGGGAAGATCGCCCCGGCGTTCGCGGGCGGCAACCTGCTCGGCGTGTTCAACGCGACCAAGCGCAAGAGCCTCGCGGTCGAGTTCACCGAGCTGCTCGGTGGCGCCAAGTACCAGGAGAAGATGTACGTCGCCATGGGCAACCTGCCCACGCTCGGCAGTGTCCAGCAGAAGCTCGCCGCGAGCGACCCGTCGGTCAAGCCGTTCGTCGACACGCTCACCGCCGGCACGAAGTTCGTCCCCGCCACCGCGGCGTGGTCGAAGATCGACGCGCAGAACGTGCTGCCGACCGCGATCCAGCAGATCGCGACCGGCGGCAAGGACCCCGCGGCCGCGCTCGCGACCGCGTCCGCCGAGATGAACAAGGCGTTCGGCTAA
- a CDS encoding carbohydrate ABC transporter permease, whose protein sequence is MVTKEIPRTTAPAVPARRSPRRRRDGRAALLYLAPGGILLLAMLVYPIYQLVLISFYDYGQPQAVGNAPLVFLGFQNYLDLLENLQFWEVLAKTLGFTAVCVVGSLALGTGLAVLATRVRAWARVPLFLAALAAWATPAMAGSYVWLFLFDADFGLVNEVLSGLGFTGMANHSWTFDTYSTFGLVAAEVIWCSFPFVMVTMYAGLKGVPEEVIEAAYLDGASTWRTTWSITLPMVRPLLTIATIQSIIWDFKIFTQIYVMTNGGGVAGRNLVLNVFAYQQAFAGQEYGLGAALGVVMTLLLLSITGLYVRSQRRSAGWV, encoded by the coding sequence GTGGTCACCAAGGAAATCCCCCGCACCACGGCTCCGGCCGTCCCGGCACGGCGGTCCCCCCGCCGTCGCCGGGACGGGCGGGCCGCCCTGCTCTACCTGGCGCCCGGCGGCATCCTGCTGCTCGCGATGCTGGTGTACCCGATCTACCAGCTCGTCCTGATCTCGTTCTACGACTACGGCCAGCCGCAGGCGGTCGGCAACGCGCCACTGGTGTTCCTGGGCTTCCAGAACTACCTCGACCTGCTGGAGAACCTCCAGTTCTGGGAGGTACTGGCCAAGACCCTCGGCTTCACCGCGGTCTGCGTCGTCGGCAGCCTGGCGCTGGGGACAGGGCTCGCCGTGCTGGCGACCCGTGTCCGCGCCTGGGCGCGGGTCCCGCTGTTCCTCGCGGCGCTGGCCGCCTGGGCGACACCGGCGATGGCGGGCTCGTACGTCTGGCTGTTCCTGTTCGACGCGGACTTCGGCCTGGTGAACGAGGTGCTTTCGGGCCTCGGGTTCACCGGGATGGCGAACCACTCCTGGACGTTCGACACTTACAGCACGTTCGGGCTGGTGGCCGCCGAGGTCATCTGGTGCTCGTTCCCGTTCGTCATGGTGACCATGTACGCGGGGCTCAAGGGCGTGCCGGAGGAGGTCATCGAGGCCGCGTATCTCGACGGCGCGTCGACCTGGCGCACCACATGGTCGATCACGCTGCCGATGGTGCGGCCGCTGCTGACCATCGCCACCATCCAGTCGATCATCTGGGACTTCAAGATCTTCACCCAGATCTACGTGATGACCAACGGCGGCGGCGTGGCCGGGCGCAACCTCGTGCTCAACGTCTTCGCCTATCAACAGGCCTTCGCCGGACAGGAATACGGTCTCGGCGCGGCGCTCGGAGTCGTGATGACCTTGCTGCTGCTGTCCATCACCGGGCTGTACGTCCGGTCGCAACGCCGGAGCGCGGGATGGGTGTGA
- a CDS encoding carbohydrate ABC transporter permease, with translation MGVITAPARRPRRVKKPGRLIAEIICVVIAGMVAFPVYWMVLSAFKPTGQIQSDNPRPWTLTPTLEHFERVLSGEGFALFFLNSVIVAVVVVALSLLLSFLSAVALTRFNFKGRTVLLVMVLVAQMVPVEALTIPLFFLMRSVGDVAPAFGTNHLGSLILVHLAFSLPFAIWMLRGFVAAVPQELEEASKIDGASRMRFTWQILFPLVAPGLVAISVLAFIHAWNDFLFAKTFIISNTENQTLPLAILVFFKPEDTDWGAVMAGSTLMTIPVLVFFILVQRRLVSVMGGAVKG, from the coding sequence ATGGGTGTGATCACGGCTCCCGCCCGGCGTCCCCGCCGGGTCAAGAAGCCGGGCAGGCTGATCGCCGAGATCATCTGCGTGGTGATCGCGGGAATGGTCGCGTTCCCGGTGTACTGGATGGTGCTTTCGGCGTTCAAGCCGACCGGGCAGATCCAATCGGACAACCCCCGCCCCTGGACGCTGACGCCGACCCTGGAGCACTTCGAACGGGTGCTCAGCGGCGAGGGCTTCGCGCTGTTCTTCCTGAACAGCGTGATCGTGGCCGTCGTGGTGGTGGCGCTGTCGCTGCTGCTGTCGTTCCTTTCGGCGGTCGCGCTGACCAGGTTCAACTTCAAGGGCAGGACCGTCCTGCTGGTGATGGTGCTGGTGGCGCAGATGGTGCCGGTCGAGGCGCTGACCATTCCGCTGTTCTTCCTGATGCGGTCGGTCGGCGACGTCGCTCCCGCGTTCGGCACCAACCACCTCGGCTCGCTGATCCTGGTGCATCTGGCGTTCAGCCTGCCGTTCGCGATCTGGATGCTGCGCGGGTTCGTCGCCGCGGTGCCGCAGGAGCTGGAAGAGGCGTCGAAGATCGACGGGGCGAGCCGGATGCGGTTCACCTGGCAGATCCTCTTCCCGCTGGTGGCGCCGGGGCTGGTGGCGATCAGTGTGCTCGCGTTCATCCACGCCTGGAACGACTTCCTGTTCGCCAAGACGTTCATCATCTCCAACACCGAGAATCAGACGCTCCCGCTGGCGATCCTGGTGTTCTTCAAACCGGAGGACACCGACTGGGGCGCGGTGATGGCGGGTTCGACCCTGATGACCATCCCGGTGCTGGTGTTCTTCATTCTCGTGCAACGACGACTCGTGTCCGTCATGGGCGGCGCGGTGAAGGGCTGA
- a CDS encoding beta-N-acetylhexosaminidase yields MPGFETLLPRPVSVEPLPGQCSAPSEVDVRSDDLLPAEGYRLEIDPSGVTLHAADAAGEFYGRQTLRQLIGPDAFRAASIHSGQQTIPCGVVTDHPRFGWRGTLLDVARNFRTKAEVLRFVDLIAAHKLNVLNLHLTDDQGWRIEIPEFPRLTEVGGWRKSSMVGRHDGPERDGRPHGGFYSADDLREIVAYAAARAVTVVPEVDIPGHARAAIAAYPELGPETTEPWEVWTSWGISTSLLNTEKSTVDFFKRVFDHVLDIFPSEVIALGGDEVPGATEEHGWFVREIARHLVERGRRPLGWDEVLEAGDLPPMVIGSWQSEAAGARAAAAGHDVVMCPEDHIYLDHRQSDHPDEPIPVGYLSTLESFYGYEPVPADFPEGKTILGAQAQVWSEHLDTVRRVDYVAFPRLAAFAEVAWSDPAGRDYAEFLPRLRDHHLPRLDALGVEYRPLDGPHPWQTRPGVPGRPR; encoded by the coding sequence ATGCCTGGCTTCGAAACTCTGCTCCCCCGTCCCGTCTCGGTGGAACCGCTGCCGGGACAGTGTTCTGCACCGTCCGAAGTGGACGTGCGTAGCGACGACCTCCTGCCTGCCGAGGGCTACCGGCTGGAGATCGACCCGTCCGGCGTGACCCTGCACGCGGCCGACGCGGCGGGCGAGTTCTACGGCCGCCAGACGCTCCGGCAGCTCATCGGGCCGGACGCGTTCCGGGCGGCGTCGATCCACAGTGGACAGCAGACGATCCCCTGCGGTGTGGTCACCGACCACCCGAGGTTCGGCTGGCGCGGGACACTGCTCGACGTGGCGAGGAACTTCCGGACCAAGGCCGAGGTGCTGCGGTTCGTCGACCTGATCGCCGCGCACAAGCTCAACGTGCTCAACCTGCACCTGACCGACGACCAGGGCTGGCGGATCGAGATCCCCGAGTTCCCCAGGCTCACCGAGGTCGGCGGCTGGCGGAAGTCGTCCATGGTCGGGCGGCACGACGGACCGGAGCGCGACGGGCGTCCGCACGGCGGCTTCTACTCGGCCGACGACCTCCGCGAGATCGTCGCGTACGCCGCCGCGCGTGCGGTGACGGTCGTCCCGGAGGTCGACATCCCAGGGCATGCGCGGGCCGCGATCGCCGCCTATCCCGAACTCGGCCCGGAGACCACCGAACCGTGGGAGGTGTGGACGAGCTGGGGCATCAGCACGTCACTGCTGAACACGGAAAAGTCCACTGTGGACTTCTTCAAACGCGTCTTCGACCACGTGCTGGACATCTTCCCGTCCGAGGTCATCGCCCTCGGCGGCGACGAGGTTCCCGGCGCGACCGAGGAACACGGCTGGTTCGTCCGCGAGATCGCCCGGCACCTGGTCGAACGAGGACGTCGTCCGCTCGGCTGGGACGAGGTGCTCGAAGCGGGCGACCTGCCGCCGATGGTCATCGGCTCATGGCAGAGCGAGGCGGCGGGCGCGCGAGCCGCGGCCGCCGGTCACGACGTCGTCATGTGTCCCGAGGACCACATCTACTTGGACCACCGGCAGTCCGATCATCCCGACGAGCCGATTCCCGTCGGGTATCTGAGCACGTTGGAGAGCTTCTACGGCTACGAGCCGGTGCCCGCCGATTTCCCCGAGGGGAAGACGATTCTCGGGGCGCAGGCGCAGGTGTGGTCGGAGCATCTCGACACCGTGCGGCGGGTGGACTACGTCGCCTTCCCGCGACTGGCCGCTTTCGCCGAGGTGGCGTGGAGCGACCCCGCGGGGCGGGACTACGCGGAGTTCCTGCCGCGCCTGCGGGATCACCACCTGCCGCGGCTGGACGCGCTGGGCGTCGAGTACCGGCCGCTCGACGGGCCGCACCCGTGGCAGACACGGCCTGGGGTTCCCGGACGACCGCGGTAG
- a CDS encoding glycosyltransferase, with protein sequence MDRKAFGVRVQELRTGAGLSLKAFGDQIHYSKAQISRVEHGAAPPTTTFAAACDRVLGTGNELARAAAVLAVDERRARIEPPCDLPAGPRQLIGRDVEARTLEQHLSPAEPSRLPRVCVLYGMAGVGKTAIGLWVAERLHHDYPDGCIYLDMQGYNPDSHPLGRDEALVRVLRRLGVPGELVPSTEGDRTALLRQKLAGRRVLVMLDNVSSAQQVHALRPPNGRSAVVITSRQPLTVLDAALHQHVRALEPAAAMALFTSVAELGTTERGDPAVVRKITEMCYRLPLAVCIVASRFRDNPARRLEDVAARLADQAARHQELTDGLRSVTAVLEASCATLSDAQLAMLQLMAAHPGPRVDAWAAGAMAGISPAAAESLLDELIRAGMLERHSHSAYRVHDVLRDHLRRPDAELLSGPEEDSARERLFEYFLHAAAAADSHIDEHRYRLELDLVSPAVETPLFPDAYSAGKWMESEVDNFLPLLQEMASRRHDMVCWQFAYCLRGYFYATKQWELMTACYGQAMEAATRTGDHRAIAIVLNNLGLASMQLGHKDEAMELYSRAQLEFSAADDRFGEMNVGANRAWLAYERGDFGQALDLSRRAWAFYRDQALRSNAAIALDCIARCELRLGGLAAAKVNFEKVLDDYMELLFRDGDVAQLISHLAETELLLGEFDASANHYRNAIDRARSGKAQREEAVAYEGLGRAAAAQDRLVDADAHRAAAIALYNEVGAVADVERLRGEQKAQVEQGHEEPLKHEPRPEVTVVDPGRVRVLAVNTEWASGHGGGISTINRELCKALAGKGAEVFCSVPSASDEERNDAAAAGVHLVHPPAALGAPESALSRPPVVSSPITPDFVIGHGRKTGEAALWLVEDHYRDAKLLHFLHVVSDRVEVDKRRMDGDPAAQADERSRHEIEIAKKAHLAIGVGPALSNNLRDHLRGSGGPEVLRLDPGFDVSDDIAETPVLSDTVRVLLMGRLGHQEARIKGVDIAARALGHVLSQRGANEPEVELVLRGAEKGDSERLIREVKSWAGNDSLRVVPRPYSPDREALRQDLHRANVVIMPSRSEGFGLVGLEAIKLGVPTLISKRSGLGLLLAEEQSELSVDLSNKLIPVTEEEYKDTLRWGDAIAAVLANPKPSFGMARLLREEMAERRTWAMAADMLLKAMQELRYDNGG encoded by the coding sequence GTGGACCGAAAAGCCTTCGGGGTGAGAGTGCAGGAGCTGCGCACTGGCGCCGGCTTGTCCTTGAAAGCGTTCGGGGACCAGATCCACTACAGCAAGGCGCAGATAAGTCGCGTAGAGCACGGAGCAGCACCACCGACGACCACGTTCGCCGCTGCTTGCGATCGCGTCCTGGGAACCGGTAACGAGTTGGCGCGCGCGGCCGCTGTTCTGGCGGTCGATGAACGGCGTGCCCGTATCGAACCACCGTGCGACTTGCCGGCCGGGCCGCGCCAGCTGATCGGTCGCGACGTTGAGGCGAGGACACTCGAGCAGCATCTCAGTCCCGCCGAGCCGAGCCGCTTGCCGCGTGTTTGCGTGCTCTACGGCATGGCCGGTGTCGGCAAGACGGCGATCGGTTTATGGGTTGCCGAGCGGCTCCATCATGACTACCCGGACGGCTGCATCTACCTCGATATGCAGGGCTACAACCCGGACAGCCATCCCTTGGGAAGGGACGAGGCGCTCGTCCGTGTACTGCGACGGTTGGGTGTGCCCGGTGAGCTGGTGCCATCGACTGAGGGGGATCGGACCGCTCTTCTCCGGCAGAAGCTAGCCGGCCGCCGAGTCCTGGTGATGCTCGACAACGTCTCGAGTGCTCAGCAGGTGCATGCTTTGAGACCACCCAACGGCAGGTCTGCGGTCGTCATCACCAGCCGCCAGCCACTGACCGTCTTGGACGCGGCTTTGCACCAGCATGTCCGGGCGCTGGAGCCTGCAGCCGCGATGGCCTTGTTCACCTCGGTCGCCGAACTGGGGACGACCGAAAGGGGCGATCCGGCGGTCGTCCGGAAGATCACCGAGATGTGCTACCGGCTTCCCCTCGCGGTGTGCATCGTCGCATCGCGCTTCCGGGACAATCCAGCCCGGCGGCTGGAAGATGTGGCCGCTCGTCTCGCCGATCAAGCGGCTCGTCACCAGGAGCTCACCGACGGGTTGCGAAGCGTGACCGCGGTGCTCGAGGCTTCTTGCGCCACGCTGTCCGACGCGCAACTGGCGATGCTGCAGCTCATGGCGGCGCATCCAGGCCCTCGAGTGGACGCGTGGGCGGCCGGGGCGATGGCGGGAATCTCACCTGCCGCGGCCGAGAGCCTCTTGGACGAGCTGATCAGGGCCGGGATGCTCGAACGGCATTCCCATAGCGCGTACCGCGTGCACGATGTGTTACGGGATCACCTGCGTCGTCCAGATGCTGAATTGCTGTCCGGTCCGGAGGAGGATTCGGCAAGAGAAAGACTATTCGAATATTTCCTGCATGCCGCCGCCGCGGCGGATTCCCATATTGACGAGCATCGTTATCGGCTGGAGCTCGATCTGGTTTCTCCGGCTGTGGAGACTCCGTTGTTTCCGGACGCCTATTCGGCTGGAAAGTGGATGGAAAGCGAAGTGGATAACTTCCTTCCGTTGCTTCAGGAGATGGCATCGCGGCGTCATGACATGGTCTGCTGGCAGTTCGCTTATTGCCTTCGGGGTTATTTTTATGCCACCAAGCAGTGGGAATTGATGACGGCTTGCTATGGGCAGGCCATGGAGGCGGCGACGCGTACCGGTGACCATCGTGCAATTGCTATCGTCCTCAACAACCTCGGCCTGGCCAGTATGCAGCTCGGCCACAAGGATGAGGCGATGGAGCTGTACTCGCGTGCCCAGTTGGAGTTCTCCGCCGCCGATGACCGTTTCGGCGAGATGAATGTCGGGGCGAACCGGGCCTGGCTCGCATATGAGCGAGGTGACTTCGGTCAGGCGCTGGACCTGTCCCGGCGCGCTTGGGCTTTCTATCGTGATCAGGCGCTGCGATCGAATGCGGCGATTGCCCTTGATTGCATCGCGCGTTGCGAGCTTCGGCTTGGTGGGCTCGCTGCTGCGAAGGTGAACTTCGAGAAGGTGCTGGATGATTACATGGAACTTCTCTTTCGTGACGGTGATGTTGCGCAGCTCATTTCTCATCTCGCTGAAACGGAATTGCTCTTGGGTGAATTCGATGCGTCGGCGAATCACTACCGGAATGCGATAGACCGTGCTCGATCGGGTAAAGCGCAGCGAGAGGAGGCGGTTGCCTATGAGGGCCTCGGCCGAGCGGCTGCTGCTCAAGATCGTCTGGTCGACGCCGACGCGCATCGCGCGGCGGCGATCGCTCTGTATAACGAAGTCGGTGCGGTCGCTGACGTCGAGCGGCTGAGGGGCGAGCAGAAGGCTCAGGTGGAGCAGGGCCACGAAGAGCCGCTAAAGCACGAACCTCGACCTGAGGTGACGGTCGTTGACCCTGGGCGGGTTCGTGTACTGGCGGTCAACACCGAGTGGGCCTCGGGGCACGGCGGCGGTATCAGCACCATCAACCGTGAGCTCTGCAAAGCACTTGCCGGGAAAGGCGCGGAGGTGTTCTGCTCGGTACCGAGTGCGAGTGACGAGGAGCGGAACGACGCGGCTGCGGCAGGTGTCCATCTGGTACATCCACCCGCCGCGTTGGGAGCGCCGGAAAGCGCGTTGTCCCGGCCGCCGGTCGTCTCTTCACCGATCACCCCTGACTTCGTCATCGGGCACGGTCGTAAGACCGGCGAAGCCGCCTTGTGGCTGGTAGAAGACCACTATCGGGACGCCAAGCTCCTGCATTTCCTGCATGTTGTCTCCGATCGAGTCGAAGTCGACAAACGGAGAATGGACGGAGATCCGGCCGCCCAGGCCGACGAGCGCAGCAGGCATGAGATCGAGATCGCGAAGAAGGCGCATCTGGCGATCGGGGTCGGGCCAGCACTGAGCAACAACCTGCGGGACCATCTACGTGGTTCCGGAGGTCCGGAGGTGTTGCGACTCGATCCCGGATTCGATGTCTCCGACGACATAGCGGAAACGCCGGTGCTCAGCGACACGGTTCGCGTACTTCTGATGGGACGGCTAGGGCATCAGGAAGCGCGGATCAAGGGCGTCGACATTGCGGCCAGGGCTCTGGGACATGTGCTGTCGCAGCGAGGAGCGAATGAGCCTGAAGTCGAACTGGTGCTTCGCGGGGCCGAGAAAGGAGACTCCGAGCGTCTGATCCGCGAAGTCAAATCCTGGGCCGGGAATGATTCCCTGCGGGTGGTTCCACGACCGTACTCTCCGGACAGAGAGGCTTTGCGGCAGGACTTGCATCGTGCGAACGTCGTCATCATGCCTTCCCGCTCCGAGGGGTTCGGGCTGGTCGGGCTGGAGGCGATCAAGCTGGGAGTACCGACGCTGATCAGCAAGCGAAGCGGGTTGGGCCTTCTGCTCGCCGAGGAACAATCCGAGCTGTCTGTGGATCTGTCGAACAAGCTGATCCCGGTCACGGAAGAGGAGTACAAGGACACGTTGCGGTGGGGGGACGCGATCGCGGCTGTCCTTGCCAATCCGAAGCCTTCTTTCGGGATGGCGAGGCTGCTGCGTGAGGAGATGGCGGAGAGGCGAACTTGGGCGATGGCCGCCGACATGCTTCTGAAAGCGATGCAAGAGCTTCGCTACGACAACGGAGGATGA
- a CDS encoding tetratricopeptide repeat protein, producing MSDTIYDVFLSFSGDDRKFGRDLAEQLRSEGMDVFLDEDGITLTDSLTERIGLAVQGSKTLVAYYSEGYASRHACQHELMTAFLAAQREGTVRQRILVINPEPGTDHIHPIELADAKFAHPQAGVTDLARWIAGRARELNGPFGRPPSFEERLWPVWLARHVRGFVGRHRELWTLHTELHASKYSVIRERAYGSFVSLWGTPGSGKTALVANYAWRFRDAFPGGVRWLSLAGAGSRPDRLQSVYCGELRSSCRELGMDLSSVPDEQLSSAVARTLDKTENATLWIVDDLPPGCGPEHLGHLVLPGGCGAHTVLVGQDDAFRGHLPVVRVGRLSSIEADELLDSYRKPDDDVDKKSRRCLVQDLGGNPGALIAVGEYLRHRQGITSYLTARDELSTKQSLRDTVFENSRRVIDPMSVDELVLLDFISRADQHEFPSPVLAAVQSFATVDVGAVLSRLLSRSVATRDGTRWRLDPLVVEAAKERLRTLDVKTIPQSEITDFRVEVAKVLNPSNGSRKRGWGNNSRGQSTSTSRSRHFRASALLSPWSRLFTLYDTVNFPGRPRQK from the coding sequence TTGTCCGATACGATCTACGACGTCTTCCTGTCGTTCTCCGGCGACGATCGGAAGTTCGGACGCGACCTTGCGGAGCAACTGCGGTCCGAGGGGATGGACGTCTTCCTCGACGAAGACGGGATCACCCTCACCGATAGCCTCACGGAGCGCATCGGGCTCGCTGTGCAGGGTTCGAAAACGCTCGTGGCGTACTACTCGGAAGGCTATGCCAGCAGGCACGCGTGTCAGCATGAACTCATGACCGCTTTCCTGGCCGCTCAGCGGGAAGGCACCGTCCGGCAGCGGATCCTGGTGATCAACCCTGAGCCAGGGACCGACCATATTCACCCGATCGAGTTGGCAGACGCGAAGTTCGCCCACCCCCAAGCGGGAGTTACCGACCTTGCTCGGTGGATCGCAGGGAGGGCCCGCGAGTTGAACGGCCCCTTCGGCCGTCCGCCGTCTTTCGAGGAACGCCTGTGGCCTGTTTGGCTGGCTCGCCATGTTCGGGGGTTCGTCGGACGGCATCGTGAACTTTGGACCCTTCATACGGAACTCCACGCCAGCAAATACTCGGTTATCAGAGAGCGCGCCTACGGCTCCTTTGTGTCACTCTGGGGCACACCCGGCTCTGGGAAAACCGCTCTCGTCGCGAACTACGCGTGGCGGTTCAGGGACGCGTTTCCCGGTGGAGTCCGCTGGTTGAGCCTGGCCGGAGCAGGCTCACGACCTGATCGGCTTCAATCCGTCTATTGCGGTGAGCTCCGGAGTTCCTGTCGCGAGCTGGGAATGGACCTCAGCTCCGTACCGGACGAGCAGCTTTCCTCGGCCGTGGCGCGAACGCTCGACAAAACCGAGAACGCCACTCTGTGGATTGTCGACGACCTACCCCCAGGCTGCGGTCCCGAGCACCTTGGCCATCTGGTACTCCCAGGCGGTTGCGGAGCGCACACGGTACTCGTCGGGCAGGACGACGCTTTCCGAGGCCATCTACCCGTGGTCCGGGTGGGGCGGCTGTCTTCGATCGAAGCCGACGAGTTGCTGGACTCGTACCGGAAGCCTGACGACGACGTTGACAAGAAGAGTCGCCGGTGCTTGGTCCAGGATCTGGGCGGTAATCCAGGAGCGTTGATCGCCGTCGGCGAGTATCTGAGGCATCGACAGGGAATTACCTCGTATCTGACTGCCAGAGACGAACTCTCCACCAAGCAGTCACTGCGTGACACCGTGTTTGAGAACTCCCGACGGGTCATCGACCCTATGAGCGTCGACGAACTCGTGCTGCTCGACTTCATTTCTCGCGCCGACCAGCACGAATTCCCCAGTCCAGTGCTTGCGGCGGTGCAGAGCTTCGCCACCGTCGATGTCGGTGCCGTGTTGAGCCGCTTGCTCAGCCGCTCGGTGGCGACCCGCGACGGCACTCGATGGCGACTCGATCCCTTGGTGGTCGAAGCGGCCAAGGAGCGTCTGCGGACACTCGACGTCAAAACGATCCCGCAGTCGGAAATCACCGACTTCCGGGTTGAAGTCGCCAAGGTTCTCAATCCGTCGAACGGGTCGAGAAAACGGGGGTGGGGCAACAACAGCCGAGGCCAGTCGACCTCGACGAGCCGCAGCCGGCACTTCCGCGCGTCGGCACTGTTGTCGCCGTGGTCCCGGCTGTTCACGTTGTACGACACCGTGAACTTCCCCGGACGGCCGCGGCAGAAGTAA